A window from Branchiostoma floridae strain S238N-H82 chromosome 16, Bfl_VNyyK, whole genome shotgun sequence encodes these proteins:
- the LOC118403690 gene encoding kelch-like protein 24 — translation MMAEAQGSQTSLDFCHNPHAGALLQGLQELRSDNLLTDVVLCVSGKEIPCHRNVLAACSEYFRAMFCNGHRESKEPKVTIHEVSPGALQLLVDYAYTSKVTITQDNAVKLLEGANFFQILPVRDACVSFISNNLSAKDCLQMMHIGNILSCPDLENRARSYALKDFATLSKAPEFLSSTKGQLVTLISSDDLNASEEVVYTAVTSWINHDTDGRNEDMKELMELVRFPFMDKQYFLENVESNEAVRKSCQDVMTEARRCQHFPREIESPRTRPCHASGLREAVVVIGGLLEHENLNKSKSFTMTCNANPNPVEVYDRRQNKWTEGVPLPQPKIQHAVAVLDSSIYVMGGYNDKDERTATMDRFSPGDSQWQSMRDMPGVAVADCGAIATVLNGLIYLAGLQSSLYCYTPSEDGGLWSEVVSLSGVREDCGMTVFKGKVYFFGGYDDTTGEENTDVMCLDPENQSLTHVGNMDKALCNFSCITILKYS, via the coding sequence ATGATGGCAGAGGCACAGGGATCACAGACATCACTCGACTTCTGTCACAATCCACATGCAGGCGCCCTCTTGCAGGGTTTACAGGAACTGCGATCTGACAACCTCCTGACAGATGTTGTCCTTTGTGTCTCAGGAAAAGAGATTCCGTGCCATCGAAACGTTCTGGCTGCCTGCAGTGAATATTTCCGTGCTATGTTCTGTAACGGACACCGTGAGAGCAAAGAGCCCAAAGTAACCATACATGAAGTTAGCCCTGGTGCCTTGCAGCTTCTTGTTGACTACGCATACACATCAAAAGTCACCATCACACAAGACAATGCTGTGAAACTGCTAGAAGGGGCAAACTTCTTCCAGATCCTACCTGTGCGTGATGCTTGTGTGAGTTTCATATCCAACAACCTGAGTGCCAAAGACTGTCTGCAGATGATGCACATAGGCAACATTCTGTCCTGCCCAGACCTGGAGAACAGAGCAAGGTCGTATGCCTTAAAGGACTTTGCAACACTCAGCAAAGCACCCGAGTTTCTTTCTTCGACTAAGGGTCAACTCGTCACACTTATCTCATCTGATGACCTCAATGCTTCAGAAGAAGTTGTGTACACAGCAGTGACGTCATGGATCAACCACGACACTGATGGGAGGAATGAGGACATGAAAGAGCTGATGGAACTGGTCAGGTTCCCCTTCATGGACAAGCAATACTTCTTGGAGAATGTAGAGAGCAACGAGGCCGTAAGGAAGTCTTGTCAGGATGTCATGACAGAAGCTCGCAGATGCCAGCATTTTCCAAGAGAGATTGAGTCCCCTCGCACCCGTCCCTGCCATGCCAGTGGTCTGAGGGAGGCAGTGGTGGTCATTGGAGGGTTGCTTGAACATGAAAATTTAAATAAGTCCAAATCCTTCACCATGACCTGCAATGCAAATCCAAATCCAGTTGAGGTCTATGACCGAAGACAGAACAAGTGGACTGAAGGTGTTCCTCTCCCACAGCCAAAGATTCAGCATGCAGTTGCAGTGTTGGACAGCAGCATATATGTGATGGGTGGGTATAATGATAAAGACGAGCGAACAGCCACCATGGACCGCTTCAGCCCAGGAGACTCACAGTGGCAGTCCATGAGGGACATGCCTGGTGTAGCTGTAGCTGATTGCGGTGCGATTGCCACAGTCCTAAATGGCCTTATCTACCTGGCTGGGTTACAGTCATCCCTTTACTGTTACACTCCCAGTGAAGATGGTGGTCTCTGGAGTGAGGTAGTATCACTATCAGGTGTTCGAGAGGACTGTGGAATGACTGTATTTAAGGGGAAGGTTTACTTCTTTGGAGGCTATGATGATACAACTGGTGAAGAAAATACAGATGTCATGTGCCTTGATCCAGAAAACCAGTCTCTCACTCATGTAGGAAACATGGACAAGGCTCTATGCAACTTTTCTTGCATCACAATACTTAAGTATTCCTGA